In Xanthomonas sp. SI, the following are encoded in one genomic region:
- a CDS encoding MlaE family lipid ABC transporter permease subunit produces MGAVASIRALGRAGLFSITVLRGSLPTRDFLAELVREIYKIGARSLPIIAVGGAFVGLVLTLQGYRTLQTYGASDALSTLLGLSLYRELAPVLTALLFIGRAGSSIAAELGLMRATDQIKALELMAIDPVAKAVAPRFWAAVLTVPLLTGIFCSLAISASYFEAVHVLGLDKGTFWSALSSSVDFWDDFGVAMLKSAVFGGTAALVASYVGFHAEPTIEGTSVATTRAVVNASLLVLMFNFVLSALLFQ; encoded by the coding sequence ATGGGCGCCGTCGCCTCGATCCGCGCGCTGGGCCGCGCCGGGCTGTTCTCGATCACCGTGCTGCGCGGCTCGCTGCCGACCCGCGATTTCCTGGCCGAACTGGTCCGCGAGATCTACAAGATCGGCGCGCGCTCGCTGCCGATCATCGCCGTCGGCGGCGCCTTCGTCGGCCTGGTGCTGACCCTGCAGGGCTATCGCACACTGCAGACCTACGGCGCCTCCGATGCGCTGTCCACGCTGCTGGGGCTGTCGCTGTACCGCGAGCTGGCGCCAGTGCTGACCGCGCTGCTGTTCATCGGCCGCGCCGGCAGCTCGATCGCCGCCGAACTGGGGTTGATGCGCGCCACCGACCAGATCAAGGCGCTGGAGCTGATGGCGATCGACCCGGTGGCCAAGGCGGTGGCGCCGCGCTTCTGGGCGGCGGTGCTGACCGTGCCGCTGCTGACCGGCATCTTCTGCTCGCTGGCGATCAGCGCCAGCTACTTCGAAGCGGTGCACGTGCTGGGTCTGGACAAGGGCACGTTCTGGTCGGCGCTGTCGAGCAGCGTGGATTTCTGGGACGACTTCGGCGTGGCGATGCTGAAGTCGGCGGTGTTCGGCGGCACCGCGGCGCTGGTGGCCTCGTATGTAGGCTTCCACGCCGAGCCGACCATCGAGGGCACCTCGGTGGCCACCACCCGCGCGGTGGTGAACGCCTCGCTGCTGGTGCTGATGTTCAATTTCGTCCTGTCGGCGCTGCTGTTCCAGTAA
- a CDS encoding ATP-binding cassette domain-containing protein, whose amino-acid sequence MASSESNVVQLSGVRIDRGGRAILRDVSLAVPRGSITAVLGPSGSGKSTLLAALTGELVPVAGTVEVFGQPLPRGSRALRETRKSIGVLLQGNGLLTDLSVAENVALPLRAHTRLPEPVLQRLVALKLHAVGLLAVADAWPRELSGGMARRVALARALALDPPLMIYDEPLTGLDPIASGVIMSLIQRLNDTLGLTSIIVSHHVHETLPICDQAVAIANGGVVFAGTPDALQASADPLLQQFLHGRPDGPIPFDAPPRARSAA is encoded by the coding sequence ATGGCGTCTTCCGAATCCAATGTGGTGCAGCTGTCGGGCGTGCGCATCGACCGTGGCGGCCGCGCGATCCTGCGCGATGTCTCGCTGGCGGTGCCGCGCGGCAGCATCACCGCCGTGCTCGGCCCGTCGGGCAGCGGCAAATCGACCCTGTTGGCGGCGCTGACCGGCGAGTTGGTGCCGGTCGCGGGCACAGTCGAGGTGTTCGGCCAGCCCTTGCCGCGCGGCAGCCGCGCGCTGCGCGAGACGCGCAAGAGCATCGGCGTGCTGCTGCAGGGCAATGGCCTGCTCACCGACCTGAGCGTGGCCGAGAACGTGGCGCTGCCGCTGCGCGCCCACACCCGCCTGCCCGAGCCGGTGCTGCAACGGCTGGTGGCGCTGAAACTGCATGCGGTGGGGCTGCTCGCCGTCGCCGACGCCTGGCCGCGCGAACTGTCCGGCGGCATGGCGCGGCGCGTGGCGCTGGCCCGCGCGCTGGCCCTGGACCCGCCGCTGATGATCTACGACGAACCGCTGACCGGGCTGGACCCGATCGCCTCCGGGGTGATCATGAGCCTGATCCAGCGCCTCAACGACACCCTCGGCCTGACCAGCATCATCGTCAGCCACCACGTCCACGAAACCCTGCCGATCTGCGACCAGGCGGTGGCCATCGCCAACGGCGGGGTGGTCTTCGCCGGCACGCCGGACGCGCTGCAGGCCAGCGCCGACCCGCTGTTGCAGCAGTTCCTGCACGGCCGCCCGGACGGCCCGATCCCGTTCGATGCGCCGCCGCGCGCGCGGAGTGCCGCCTGA
- a CDS encoding GNAT family N-acetyltransferase: MAGFPDRRANVAAPAALRARGIGLRAARDADLPWLRDLYASTRSAELAAVPWPEAAKRAFLDQQFALQHAHYLSHFAGADFLIVETAQAPLGRLYLDRSAAQHVLVDISLLPELRGQGIGTALIAHAQALAQAAGCALSLHVLHANPEARRLYARLGFVAGDASATHLQMHWRAACTAPAVS, from the coding sequence ATGGCAGGCTTCCCGGATCGGCGCGCCAACGTCGCCGCACCGGCGGCCTTGCGCGCGCGCGGCATCGGCCTGCGCGCCGCACGCGATGCCGACCTGCCCTGGCTGCGCGACCTGTACGCCAGCACCCGCAGCGCGGAGCTGGCCGCGGTGCCATGGCCGGAGGCCGCCAAGCGCGCGTTCCTCGACCAGCAGTTCGCGCTGCAGCACGCGCATTATCTAAGTCACTTCGCCGGTGCCGACTTCCTGATCGTGGAAACCGCGCAGGCGCCGCTCGGCCGGCTCTACCTGGACCGCAGTGCGGCGCAGCATGTACTGGTGGATATCAGCCTGTTGCCGGAGCTGCGCGGCCAGGGCATCGGCACCGCGCTGATCGCGCACGCGCAGGCACTGGCGCAGGCCGCCGGCTGCGCGCTGTCGCTGCATGTGCTGCATGCCAATCCCGAAGCGCGGCGCCTGTACGCGCGCCTGGGCTTCGTCGCCGGCGATGCCAGCGCCACCCATCTGCAAATGCACTGGCGCGCCGCCTGCACGGCGCCGGCTGTCAGTTGA
- a CDS encoding tail fiber protein has translation MTEPYLGEIQLFGFDFNPVGWALCNGATLPVQQNTALYSLLGAAYGGNGSTTFQLPNFCGRASCEQGQGPGLTSRQRGDTFGATGVSLLTTQIPPHQHTTTMFVQPDRTKKSGTPTAGAGLSALGSSTARAFVTAAPNTQFAPPAVQPTGAGAAHENQQPYLAVNFCIALSGNYPQFD, from the coding sequence ATGACCGAACCTTATCTCGGCGAAATCCAGTTGTTCGGCTTCGATTTCAATCCCGTAGGCTGGGCACTGTGCAATGGCGCCACATTGCCGGTGCAGCAGAACACCGCGCTGTACTCGCTGCTCGGGGCCGCCTACGGGGGCAACGGCAGCACGACGTTTCAGCTGCCGAACTTCTGCGGGCGCGCCAGCTGCGAACAAGGCCAAGGCCCGGGATTGACCAGCCGGCAGCGCGGCGACACGTTCGGCGCGACCGGAGTCAGCCTGCTGACCACGCAGATTCCGCCGCACCAGCACACCACCACGATGTTTGTGCAGCCGGACCGGACCAAGAAGAGCGGTACGCCCACCGCAGGCGCGGGGCTGTCGGCGCTTGGCAGCAGCACCGCGCGCGCCTTCGTCACGGCGGCACCGAACACGCAGTTCGCACCGCCGGCGGTGCAGCCCACCGGTGCCGGCGCGGCGCACGAGAACCAGCAGCCCTACCTGGCGGTGAACTTCTGCATCGCGCTGTCGGGAAACTACCCGCAGTTCGACTGA
- a CDS encoding tail fiber protein: MATPFIGEIRMFGFGRTPQNWQACDGSLLSIAEYETLFMLIGTTYGGDGQNTFAVPDLRGRLPLHQGQGVGLSNYVLGQISGTETVTLLGPQLPVHTHALVATTAAATATAPAGLLPAAVAGDVFYATDVSGATAVGMSTQSTTLTGGGLPHDNLMPTLTVQYCISTGGIFPQQS; encoded by the coding sequence ATGGCCACTCCATTCATCGGCGAGATCCGCATGTTCGGCTTCGGCCGCACCCCGCAGAACTGGCAGGCGTGCGACGGCAGCCTGCTCTCGATCGCCGAGTACGAGACCCTGTTCATGCTGATCGGCACCACCTACGGCGGCGACGGGCAGAATACGTTCGCGGTACCGGACCTGCGCGGACGGTTGCCGCTCCACCAAGGCCAGGGAGTTGGCCTGAGCAACTACGTGCTCGGCCAGATCTCCGGAACCGAAACCGTCACCCTCCTAGGGCCACAGCTTCCTGTGCACACGCATGCGCTGGTGGCCACGACCGCCGCTGCCACCGCTACCGCGCCAGCCGGGTTGTTGCCCGCCGCGGTCGCCGGCGACGTGTTCTATGCCACCGACGTCAGCGGCGCCACGGCAGTGGGGATGTCCACGCAATCCACCACGCTCACCGGCGGCGGCCTGCCGCACGACAACCTCATGCCGACGCTGACGGTGCAGTATTGCATCTCCACCGGCGGCATCTTCCCGCAGCAGAGCTGA
- a CDS encoding tail fiber protein, whose translation MSEFFIGQIMMTGFVFAPKYFAQCNGQVLPINQNQALFSVLGTRFGGNGNTTFALPDMRGRTPLGATPSADPSWQPPAAPVGQVAGSENVSLLPDNLPAHNHLLQGSSAAGNNRNPSGNLFGNNVSTTGPASALYAAAGPLVALNQASIGSAGGSLPHPNLQPYTTINFCIALNGIFPSRS comes from the coding sequence ATGAGCGAGTTCTTCATCGGTCAGATCATGATGACCGGTTTCGTTTTCGCGCCTAAGTATTTTGCGCAGTGCAACGGTCAGGTGCTGCCGATCAACCAGAACCAGGCGCTCTTCAGCGTGCTTGGGACGCGGTTCGGCGGCAACGGCAACACCACCTTTGCATTGCCCGACATGCGCGGACGCACGCCGCTCGGCGCTACGCCATCGGCAGATCCGAGCTGGCAGCCGCCGGCGGCACCGGTCGGACAAGTGGCCGGTTCCGAGAACGTCTCGCTGCTGCCGGACAATCTGCCTGCGCACAACCATCTGCTGCAGGGCTCAAGCGCGGCGGGCAACAACCGCAACCCATCCGGGAACCTGTTCGGCAACAACGTCAGCACCACCGGGCCGGCGTCGGCGCTGTATGCGGCTGCGGGACCATTGGTGGCGCTGAATCAGGCGTCGATCGGCTCCGCGGGCGGCAGCCTGCCGCATCCGAACCTGCAGCCGTACACCACGATCAATTTCTGCATCGCGCTGAACGGCATCTTCCCTTCGCGCAGCTGA
- a CDS encoding putative Ig domain-containing protein, whose amino-acid sequence MSTNCTSASASMRVVFRWPLVFALLLLSTLYCGVAAAAPSQYCPTIDKTVVQGGSVQIDVTTCDGTGIFDNGVGWDGVQPAHGTLDVPNPSGPQGTQIVTYTHDGSATASDSFPLEDGESNTITVNITVVPALSATIAVSPASRNEDSGAAFTYTVTLSQTSNSATTVNIASSGTATSGGDYTGAVGSVVVPANTTTATFAITPVADGTVEANETVIMSVASGSGYGIGSPSSATATILDDDVPSASIAVSPASVSEDGATNLVYTVTLDQAPVNATSVAFNVGGSATSGNDYAAVSSPLVIGAGQTSGTITINPTADSTVEPDETVVISLASGSGYSVGSPDSATGTIANDDVPSLSINNVSLNEGDAGTSNATFIVSLSQPAGAGGVSFDIATADGSATAGVDYVASSLTGQTIPAGSSSATFTVLVNGDTLNEANENFFVNVSNVSGASVSDPQGQGTIVNDDAQPTLSIDDVSVNEGNSGTTTATFTVSLSAASGQTVSVDYATADGTATAGSDYVARVGTLTFAPGTTAQGVAITVNGDTAVEPNETFSVDLSGASNAGIARATGTGTITNDDAVVTVGPASLPSATAGTAYNQTLTASGGTAPYTFAVSAGTLPTGLTLSAAGVLSGTPTASGSFNFMATATDSGGSPTSGNRAYALVVASPTLTLPATTLAGGTAGQAYTAAINPATGGIAPYTYALSAGALPAGVTVNSATGALSGTPTVAGNFNFSLTATDSTTGSAGQASQSYSLNIVSPTLTIAPPTLPAGTAGSAYSQTLTASGGTAPYSYAVSAGALPTGLSLAAGGALAGTPTVAGSFAFTVTVTDAGGFTAPQAYTLSIVAPTLVIAPPTLPSGKVGTAYSQTLSASGGTAPYSYAVSAGTLPAGLTLAAGGALSGTPTAIGSSAFTVSVTDAHGFTAAQAYTVAIVAAVPAPVAVDDTGATLVETALTLAVTGNDTGSIDTIAVTTAPTHGTAVVTGVQLVYTPAAGYVGADTLSYTATGAGGTSAPATVTLTVNARPVAASVTMQAVSGEAQTVDLTRNATGGPFVAAALVAIMPANAGTATITRSGGAAAAGVPTAAAADGPSFMMTFTPNPAFSGQATVRFTLSNAYATSAEAAIVFVVAPRPDPTLDAEVRGLIDAQAESTRRFAKAQIDNFQRRLEATHRGDRSFDNSLSFQSTSHCRQAERGMPAQPCSQATWDKDADMDADDAAATPTARTAVNGELGLWVGGAIRSGSLDKQAQRAGVDFQSDGLSMGADYRAADALALGAGVGWGRDDSDVGNNGSRSKATAYTLAVYASFHPGRHFFFDTLVGYQLLSYDLRRYVTGNGELAEGRRDGSQWIASLSTGADLQHGDWQITPYARVDMARATLDAYSEEAMVPYALHYADMDVSTTTGNLGLRLEWRREMSWGQFTPQLRVEYQRDFQGRGDATLSYADLTDGGPLYRTGLSVFDRNRLMLGLGAVFTTEQGLSTRVEYRGVTDGDSGNDQTWMFNVEKKY is encoded by the coding sequence ATGTCTACGAATTGCACCAGTGCGTCCGCGAGCATGCGCGTCGTTTTCCGTTGGCCGCTGGTTTTTGCGCTGCTGCTGTTGAGCACGCTGTATTGCGGAGTGGCTGCAGCGGCGCCCTCGCAGTATTGTCCGACGATAGATAAAACTGTCGTGCAGGGCGGCTCGGTGCAGATCGACGTCACCACCTGCGATGGCACGGGAATCTTCGACAACGGCGTCGGTTGGGACGGCGTGCAGCCGGCGCACGGCACGCTCGATGTGCCGAATCCGAGCGGCCCGCAGGGCACCCAGATCGTCACCTATACCCACGACGGGAGTGCCACCGCCAGCGACAGCTTTCCGCTGGAGGATGGAGAAAGCAACACCATCACCGTCAACATCACCGTCGTTCCTGCGCTGTCGGCCACCATTGCCGTCTCGCCAGCCAGCCGCAACGAAGACAGCGGCGCGGCCTTCACCTACACGGTGACGTTGAGCCAGACCAGCAATTCGGCGACGACGGTGAACATCGCGTCCAGCGGCACCGCCACCAGCGGCGGGGACTACACCGGCGCGGTGGGCAGCGTCGTGGTCCCGGCCAATACCACCACCGCCACGTTCGCCATCACGCCGGTCGCCGACGGCACGGTCGAAGCGAACGAGACGGTGATCATGAGCGTGGCCAGCGGCAGCGGCTACGGCATCGGCAGCCCGTCCAGCGCCACCGCCACCATCCTCGACGACGACGTGCCCAGCGCGTCGATCGCGGTGTCCCCGGCCAGCGTGTCCGAAGACGGCGCCACCAATCTGGTCTACACCGTCACGCTCGATCAGGCACCGGTGAATGCGACATCGGTCGCCTTCAACGTCGGCGGCAGCGCGACCTCGGGCAACGACTACGCGGCCGTGAGTTCGCCGCTGGTGATCGGCGCCGGCCAGACCAGCGGCACCATCACCATCAACCCGACCGCCGACAGCACCGTCGAACCCGACGAAACCGTGGTGATCAGCCTGGCCTCGGGCAGCGGCTACAGCGTGGGTTCGCCCGATAGCGCCACCGGCACCATCGCCAACGACGATGTGCCCTCGCTGAGCATCAACAATGTAAGCCTCAACGAAGGCGATGCCGGCACCAGCAACGCGACCTTTATCGTCTCGCTGAGCCAGCCGGCCGGCGCCGGCGGCGTCAGCTTCGACATCGCCACGGCCGATGGCTCCGCCACTGCGGGCGTGGACTACGTCGCCTCGAGCCTGACCGGGCAGACCATCCCCGCCGGCAGCAGCAGCGCCACCTTCACCGTGCTGGTCAACGGCGACACGCTCAACGAGGCCAACGAGAACTTCTTCGTCAACGTCAGCAACGTCAGCGGCGCCAGCGTCAGCGACCCCCAGGGCCAGGGCACCATCGTCAACGACGATGCGCAGCCGACGCTGTCGATCGACGATGTCAGCGTCAACGAAGGCAATAGCGGCACCACCACGGCCACCTTCACGGTGAGCCTGAGCGCGGCCAGCGGCCAGACCGTATCGGTCGACTACGCCACCGCCGACGGCACCGCCACCGCCGGCAGCGACTATGTCGCGCGCGTCGGTACGCTGACCTTCGCGCCGGGGACCACCGCGCAAGGCGTTGCGATCACCGTCAACGGCGATACCGCGGTCGAGCCGAACGAGACCTTCAGCGTCGATTTGTCCGGCGCCAGCAACGCGGGCATCGCCCGCGCCACCGGCACCGGCACCATCACCAACGACGACGCGGTGGTGACGGTCGGTCCGGCGTCGCTGCCATCGGCGACCGCGGGCACCGCCTACAACCAGACCCTGACCGCCAGCGGCGGCACCGCGCCGTACACCTTCGCGGTCAGTGCCGGTACGTTGCCGACCGGTTTGACCTTGAGCGCCGCCGGCGTGCTGTCCGGCACGCCCACTGCAAGCGGCAGCTTCAACTTCATGGCGACCGCCACCGACAGCGGCGGCAGTCCCACCAGCGGCAACCGCGCCTACGCGCTGGTCGTGGCCAGCCCGACGCTCACCCTGCCGGCCACCACCCTGGCGGGCGGTACCGCAGGCCAGGCGTACACGGCCGCCATCAACCCGGCGACCGGCGGCATCGCGCCGTACACCTATGCGCTCAGCGCCGGCGCGTTGCCGGCCGGCGTCACGGTCAACAGCGCGACCGGTGCACTCAGCGGCACGCCGACCGTGGCCGGCAATTTCAACTTCAGCCTGACCGCGACCGACAGCACCACCGGCAGCGCCGGGCAGGCGAGCCAGAGCTACAGCCTGAACATCGTGTCGCCGACGCTGACCATCGCGCCGCCGACCTTGCCGGCCGGTACGGCCGGCAGCGCCTACAGCCAGACCCTGACCGCAAGCGGCGGCACCGCACCGTACAGCTACGCGGTCAGCGCCGGCGCGTTGCCGACCGGGCTGAGCCTTGCGGCCGGTGGCGCGCTGGCGGGCACCCCGACGGTTGCCGGTAGTTTCGCCTTCACCGTGACCGTCACCGATGCAGGCGGCTTCACCGCGCCGCAGGCTTACACGCTGTCGATCGTCGCGCCGACGCTGGTCATCGCGCCGCCGACGCTGCCGTCAGGCAAGGTCGGCACCGCCTACAGCCAGACCCTGAGCGCCAGCGGCGGCACCGCGCCTTACAGCTATGCGGTCAGCGCCGGTACCTTGCCGGCCGGTCTGACCCTGGCTGCGGGCGGCGCGCTCTCGGGAACCCCGACCGCCATCGGCAGTTCCGCCTTCACCGTCAGCGTCACCGACGCGCACGGCTTCACCGCGGCACAGGCCTATACCGTGGCGATCGTCGCGGCGGTGCCGGCACCGGTGGCGGTGGACGATACCGGCGCCACGCTGGTCGAGACCGCGCTGACCCTGGCGGTGACCGGCAACGACACCGGCAGCATCGACACGATCGCGGTGACGACGGCGCCGACCCACGGCACCGCAGTGGTGACTGGCGTGCAGCTGGTGTACACGCCGGCCGCCGGCTATGTCGGCGCCGACACCCTGAGCTATACCGCCACCGGCGCCGGTGGCACCTCGGCGCCGGCCACGGTCACCCTCACCGTCAATGCGCGCCCGGTCGCGGCGTCGGTGACGATGCAGGCGGTGTCCGGCGAAGCGCAGACGGTGGACCTGACCCGCAACGCGACCGGCGGGCCGTTCGTGGCCGCCGCGCTGGTGGCGATCATGCCGGCCAATGCCGGCACCGCAACCATCACTCGCAGCGGTGGCGCGGCGGCGGCTGGTGTTCCGACCGCAGCCGCGGCCGATGGCCCCAGCTTCATGATGACCTTCACCCCGAACCCGGCGTTCTCCGGCCAGGCCACGGTGCGCTTCACCCTGTCCAACGCCTATGCGACGTCGGCCGAAGCGGCCATCGTGTTCGTGGTCGCGCCGCGTCCGGATCCGACCCTGGATGCGGAAGTGCGCGGCCTGATCGATGCGCAGGCCGAATCGACCCGGCGCTTCGCCAAGGCGCAGATCGACAACTTCCAGCGCCGGCTGGAGGCGACCCACCGCGGCGATCGCAGCTTCGACAACAGCCTGAGCTTCCAGTCCACCTCGCACTGCCGTCAGGCCGAGCGTGGCATGCCTGCGCAGCCGTGCAGCCAGGCCACCTGGGACAAGGATGCGGATATGGATGCCGACGACGCGGCGGCGACACCGACCGCCAGGACTGCGGTCAACGGCGAACTCGGTCTGTGGGTGGGCGGTGCGATCCGCTCCGGCAGCCTGGACAAGCAGGCCCAGCGCGCCGGCGTGGACTTCCAGTCCGACGGCCTGAGCATGGGCGCCGACTACCGTGCCGCGGACGCGCTGGCGCTGGGTGCCGGTGTGGGCTGGGGCCGCGACGACAGCGACGTCGGCAACAACGGCAGCCGCAGTAAGGCGACTGCCTACACGCTGGCGGTGTATGCCAGCTTCCATCCGGGCCGGCATTTCTTCTTCGACACCCTGGTCGGCTACCAGTTGCTGTCCTACGACCTGCGCCGCTACGTGACCGGCAACGGCGAACTGGCCGAAGGCCGCCGCGACGGCAGCCAGTGGATCGCCTCGCTGTCCACCGGTGCCGACCTGCAGCACGGCGACTGGCAGATCACGCCGTACGCTCGCGTGGACATGGCCCGCGCCACGTTGGATGCTTACAGCGAAGAGGCGATGGTGCCGTACGCGCTGCACTACGCGGACATGGACGTGTCCACCACCACCGGCAACCTCGGCCTGCGCCTGGAGTGGCGCCGCGAGATGAGCTGGGGCCAGTTCACCCCGCAGCTGCGCGTGGAGTACCAGCGCGACTTCCAGGGCCGCGGCGACGCCACGCTGAGCTATGCCGACCTGACCGACGGCGGCCCGCTGTACCGCACCGGGCTGAGCGTGTTCGATCGCAACCGGCTGATGCTGGGGCTGGGCGCGGTGTTCACCACCGAGCAGGGCCTGTCCACCCGCGTCGAATACCGCGGCGTGACCGACGGCGACAGCGGCAACGACCAGACCTGGATGTTCAACGTCGAAAAGAAGTACTGA